In Pseudomonas fluorescens NCIMB 11764, a single window of DNA contains:
- a CDS encoding aldehyde dehydrogenase family protein, producing the protein MSLALERLIAGTPIPFAGNRVTVVSPELALRFQPGDHLLVEQVSGELLLIPVADQKAAAVAIERAEAAFTAMSAVSDQAISEFFDFFARRLEDQGCWDLIEAANLADIEWAKSRGRSTTRLLADERMRRDMIAGLRAWRDASATRGKVISCVEHDGWKVEQVVSPLGIVAFVFEGRPNVFADAAGVLRTGNTAVLRIGSDALGTAKAIVTHALNPALSDAGLPVGAVSLVESVNHAAGWAMFADRRLSLAVARGSGRAVSQLGSIAQQAGTAVSLHGTGGAWLIADKEADAQRFAAVVRNSLDRKVCNTLNVCLIHRDRAAELVPLFLQALKQAGAARDEGCKLHIVEGSETYLPYDWRTAKVDVCRAEGYQTEALAEPLPEDQLGREWEWEETPEVSLKIVDDLDSAIALFNRYSPQFTVSLISEDAEAHERFYNAVNAPFVGNGITRWVDGQYALNKPELGLSNWESGRLFARSAILSGDGVFTIRSRMTQVDLSVKR; encoded by the coding sequence ATGTCTCTTGCGCTCGAACGTCTAATCGCTGGCACGCCAATTCCTTTCGCTGGTAACCGCGTCACCGTGGTCAGCCCCGAACTGGCCTTGCGCTTTCAGCCCGGGGACCACCTGCTGGTGGAGCAGGTCAGCGGCGAGTTGCTGCTGATTCCCGTCGCGGACCAGAAAGCGGCGGCGGTAGCGATCGAGCGGGCCGAAGCGGCGTTTACGGCAATGTCCGCCGTGTCGGACCAGGCGATCAGTGAGTTCTTTGATTTCTTTGCCCGGCGCCTTGAAGATCAGGGCTGCTGGGACTTGATCGAGGCGGCCAACCTCGCCGACATCGAGTGGGCCAAGTCTCGTGGACGCTCGACCACGCGGTTGCTGGCCGATGAACGCATGCGCCGCGACATGATCGCGGGCCTCAGGGCCTGGCGCGATGCGTCAGCCACGCGTGGCAAAGTGATCAGTTGCGTCGAGCATGACGGCTGGAAAGTCGAGCAGGTGGTTTCGCCGCTGGGTATCGTCGCCTTCGTCTTCGAAGGACGGCCGAATGTCTTCGCCGACGCCGCTGGCGTGTTGCGTACCGGCAACACTGCGGTGCTGCGCATTGGCAGCGACGCCTTGGGCACGGCGAAAGCCATTGTCACCCATGCGTTGAACCCGGCGTTGAGCGACGCCGGTTTGCCGGTGGGTGCGGTGTCGCTGGTGGAAAGTGTCAATCACGCCGCCGGTTGGGCGATGTTCGCCGACCGACGCCTGTCGCTGGCGGTGGCCCGTGGTTCGGGGCGTGCCGTCAGCCAATTGGGCAGCATCGCGCAGCAGGCCGGCACGGCCGTCAGCCTGCATGGCACCGGTGGCGCCTGGCTGATCGCCGACAAGGAGGCCGACGCCCAACGTTTTGCCGCCGTCGTGCGCAATTCCCTGGACCGCAAGGTCTGCAACACCCTGAACGTCTGCCTGATCCACCGCGACCGCGCCGCCGAACTGGTGCCGCTGTTTCTGCAGGCCTTGAAACAGGCTGGCGCCGCTCGGGACGAGGGCTGCAAGTTGCACATCGTCGAGGGCAGCGAGACGTACCTGCCTTACGATTGGAGGACCGCGAAGGTCGACGTCTGCCGCGCTGAAGGTTATCAAACTGAAGCATTGGCCGAGCCGCTGCCCGAGGACCAGTTGGGCCGCGAGTGGGAGTGGGAAGAAACCCCGGAAGTCAGCCTGAAGATCGTCGACGACCTGGACAGCGCCATCGCCTTGTTCAACCGCTACAGCCCGCAGTTCACCGTGTCGTTGATCAGTGAAGATGCCGAGGCCCATGAGCGTTTCTACAATGCGGTCAACGCGCCTTTTGTCGGCAACGGCATCACCCGCTGGGTCGATGGACAATACGCGCTGAACAAGCCGGAACTGGGGCTTTCGAACTGGGAGAGCGGCCGCCTGTTTGCCCGCAGCGCGATTCTCTCGGGGGATGGTGTGTTCACGATTCGCAGTCGCATGACGCAGGTGGATCTGTCGGTCAAACGCTGA
- a CDS encoding carbonic anhydrase, translating into MKTLIEGFLKFQKEAFPQRTDLFKHLATTQHPGTLFITCSDSRVVPELLTQQEPGELFVIRNAGNIVPSYSPHPGGVSATVEYAVAVLGVTDIVICGHSDCGAMTAVASCKCMDHLPAVSGWLQHAESAKVINESRPHANDAAKVSSMVRENVIAQLANIQTHPSVRLAQEKGLLNLHGWVYDIETGSIDALDAHSRTFVSLVEHPTTCAVHGKAMEAA; encoded by the coding sequence ATGAAAACGCTCATTGAAGGTTTTCTGAAATTCCAGAAGGAAGCCTTTCCGCAACGCACCGACCTGTTCAAACACCTGGCCACCACGCAACACCCCGGTACGTTGTTTATCACTTGCTCCGACAGTCGTGTCGTGCCGGAATTGCTGACCCAGCAAGAACCCGGCGAACTGTTCGTAATCCGTAACGCCGGCAACATTGTGCCCTCCTACAGCCCGCATCCAGGCGGTGTATCGGCCACGGTCGAATACGCGGTCGCCGTGCTGGGCGTCACCGACATCGTGATCTGTGGCCATTCGGACTGTGGCGCCATGACCGCCGTCGCCTCGTGCAAATGCATGGACCACCTGCCCGCCGTCAGCGGCTGGTTGCAACACGCCGAGTCGGCGAAAGTGATCAATGAATCGCGCCCTCACGCCAATGACGCGGCGAAGGTGAGTTCGATGGTGCGGGAGAATGTGATCGCTCAACTGGCCAACATCCAGACCCACCCGAGCGTGCGACTGGCTCAGGAAAAAGGCCTGCTGAACCTGCATGGCTGGGTCTACGACATTGAAACCGGTTCGATCGATGCGCTGGATGCCCACAGCCGCACGTTCGTGTCGCTGGTCGAACACCCGACTACCTGCGCGGTGCACGGCAAAGCGATGGAAGCGGCTTGA
- the cynS gene encoding cyanase, with product MQQSHAYNDPSLALTTSILDAKARKNLSWQDLTDGTGLGLAYVTAALLGQHPLPEAAAKVIGEKLDLDADAVARLQIIPLRGSLSGVPTDPTIYRFYEMIQIYGTTLKALVHEQFGDGIISAINFKLDMKKVDDPEGGSRAVITLDGKFLPLRPF from the coding sequence ATGCAACAGTCCCACGCTTACAACGACCCGAGTCTGGCCCTGACCACGTCGATCCTCGACGCCAAGGCACGCAAAAACCTGTCCTGGCAGGACCTGACCGACGGCACCGGCCTTGGCCTCGCCTACGTCACCGCCGCCCTGCTCGGTCAACATCCATTGCCGGAAGCCGCGGCCAAAGTGATCGGCGAAAAACTCGACCTGGACGCCGACGCTGTGGCCCGCCTGCAGATCATCCCGCTGCGCGGCAGCCTTTCGGGTGTCCCGACCGACCCGACCATCTACCGCTTCTACGAGATGATCCAGATTTACGGCACCACCCTGAAAGCCTTGGTTCATGAACAATTCGGCGACGGCATCATCAGCGCGATCAACTTCAAGCTCGACATGAAGAAAGTCGATGACCCGGAAGGTGGCTCTCGCGCCGTGATCACCCTCGACGGCAAGTTCCTGCCACTGCGTCCTTTCTAA
- a CDS encoding BON domain-containing protein yields the protein MKHHSLEHYSHQLGIIAHDAWLTARVKSALALADPALSLQVHVKTLAGTVVLSGRVNTHKQCEQVVALARTVNGVNEIDARELLTHVFTPGSVPTPPNAEDSPEIRSPASGKPDDK from the coding sequence ATGAAACATCATTCCTTGGAGCATTACTCTCATCAATTGGGAATAATCGCACATGACGCGTGGCTGACCGCTCGGGTGAAGTCGGCCCTGGCGCTGGCCGATCCTGCCCTTAGTCTGCAAGTCCATGTCAAAACACTTGCAGGAACGGTGGTGTTAAGTGGTCGCGTCAACACCCATAAACAATGTGAGCAGGTCGTTGCGCTGGCCCGCACGGTGAATGGTGTCAATGAAATCGATGCCAGGGAATTGCTGACTCACGTGTTCACGCCCGGAAGCGTTCCAACACCGCCAAACGCCGAGGACAGCCCGGAGATCCGGTCACCAGCGTCAGGCAAGCCTGACGACAAATGA